The DNA region GCACATGCGCCGGCAGATCGCCGACCCGGCACTGCGGCAGCTGTTGACCCCGGACTGGCGGTTCGGCTGCAAGCGCGTCGTCATGTCCAGCACGTACTACCCCGCGCTGCAACGGCCCAATGTCACCTTGGAGCACAGCGGCGTCGCGGAGTTCACCGAGCACGGCGTGCGCAGCGCCGACGGCGTCCTGCACGAGGCGGACGTGGTCATCCTGGGAACCGGTTTCGAGACCACGGAGGGCGTGCTGCACCTGCCGATCATCGGACGAGGGGGCACGTCCCTCGCCGACGCGTGGCACACCGACGGCCCGGAGCAGTTCCTCGGGCTCTCCACGCACGGCTTCCCGAACCTGTTCACCCTGGTCGGCCTGAACACGACCGGCGGCAACCAGTCGGTCATCTTCGCCATCGAGGCGCAGATGCACTACATCAACCAGGCGATCCGCTGGATATTCGGCTCGCGCTCGGGCGTGACCCGCGTGGAGCTGCGTGAGTCTGTGCAGCGCAGATACAACCGGGACGTGCAGAAAAAGCTGAAGAAATCAGTGTGGCTGACCGGCGGTTGCAAGAGCTGGTACCTCGACAGCGAAGGGCGCAATGCGATCGCCTGGCCGGGCTTCTCGTTCGGATTGTGGTGCAAGACCCGTTTCGCGAAGGCGAGCGATTGGGAGCTGTCCGGCGTTCAGTCCCGCCAGATCGCAGAGGGCTACACCGGGCCTGCGGAAATCGTGCTAGTGGGCGAAAGCATTCCCGTCGAAGCCGAAGTGCGCGGCCACATCGACCCCCTCGACGGCGCACGCCCCTGGTACGGGCGTGTCGTCGGCGGCCCCTCCCTCGGCGTGCTCGCAGCATCAGGCGACACGACAGCGACGTTGCAGATCCCCGGCCGGGAGGCGGCCTCGGTCCGGTTGGCCGGGCAGGACGCGCGCGGCGGTTTCCGTGTCGTCGGCGTCGGAGCCCCGCCGTTCGCGCTGGGCCCCGCGGCGCTCGAACGAAGCGGCTAGGGCCGACGGCGCCCGGATGAGGAATCCGACTAGGCTGGTGGCATGAGCCTTCCGATCAAGCTCGGCTACAAAGCCTCCGCAGAGCAGTTCAACCCCCGCGAACTCGTCGAATACACTGTCGCGGCGGAACGCCACGGTTTTGACAGCGTGGTGGTGAGCGATCATTTCCAGCCGTGGCGCTACACCGGCGGGCACGCGCCCTGGGCGCTCGCGTGGCTCGGGGCGGTGGGCGAGCGCACCAGCAGGGTGCAGATCGGCACGTCCGTGCTCACCCCCACCTTCCGCTACAACCCGGCGATCATCGCGCAGGCCTTCGCCACATTCGGCATGCTGTACCCAGGCCGGGTCTTCCTGGGCGTCGGCACCGGCGAAGCCCTCAACGAGCAGGCTGTCGGCCTGAAAGAATGGCCGGAGTTCAAAGAGCGCTTCGCCCGTCTGCGAGAGTCTGTCGAGCTCATGCGCAAGTTGTGGACCGAGGAACGGGTCAATTACGAAGGCGAGTACTACCGCACGGTCGACGCGACGGTCTACGACAAGCCGTCCGAGCCCATCCCGGTCTATGTCAGCGCGGGCGGCGCTGTGGTCGCCCGGTACGCGGGACGCGCCGGCGACGGGTTCATCTGCACCTCTGGCAAAGGCGCGGAGCTGTACACCGAGACACTGCTGCCCGCCGTGCAGGAGGGCGCGGACAAGGTCGGCCGCGACGCGGGCGGCATCGACAAGCTCATCGAGATCAAGCTCTCCTACGACCCGGACCCGTGGCTCGCTCTGAACAACACGAGGTTCTGGTCGCCCCTCTCCCTTTCCGCGGAGCAGAAGCATTCGCTCTCGGACCCCAAACAGATGGAAGAGGCCGCCGACGCGCTGCCGATGGAGCAGATCGCCAAGCGGTGGATCGTGGCGAGCGACCCCGACGAGGTCGTCGAGAAGATCAAGTTCTACACCGACCTCGGACTGAACCACTTAGTTTTCCATGCTCCTGGGCATGATCAGCTGCGTTTCCTGGAGGTCTTCGAGCGGGATCTCGCGCCTCGGCTGCGCTCGCTCTGAGTTTCGCGAGGTCAGTTGCGCTTTGCGCGGTCTTCGGATACACTCGATTCGGCGACCCGCTCCTCGCCCTTGTTTCCCCTCCCCCCGTCTGGGGCGGGTTGAGCGGGTCGCTCTTTTCTTCCCGCCAATTCCACGCTTCCTGAATGTTCGGCGCGAGGGGTTTCCCACCGGGGCGGCATCAGAAAACAGTGCGCGGGCGAACGATGTTCGCAAGATCCACCAGCGCGTAACGCTGGCTGCGGTGAGCGGCCCGTTTCGCGAGCGCGCGGAGCACGAACTCGCTTTGACGGCGCAGCGAGTGCAAGGTGAAAGGTTTGCCGAGGAAGCTGCCGCTGAGCGGGGGCGAGTGCGCGGGCCTGCCCTGCATCCAGTCGACCGCCTTGCCGAGCAGGAGCGCGCGCGCGGCGAGTGTGCGCGGCTCCTCCTTCGGGAGGCGCTGCTGCCGCTCGGCCGCCGCGCGGAGCAGATCCTCGTCCACCTCGTCCTTGAGGAGGATGACGATCGCGCTCACCGTCGCCGTGGCGGCGTGGCGTGAACTCGAAGGCACTTTGTCCAGCGCCGCGACCGCGCCCATCGGGTCGCCCTCCGCTGAGAGCCGCCTCGCGAGGCCGAACGTGGCGCTGATGAGCCCGTCGTCCGTGGTCGAACACAAGCGGTACAGGGTCTTCGCGGCCGGATCGTCCAGGAGCTCCAACACGACAGCGAGGGCGAGTTTCGGCGCGGGCTCGCCGGGCAGCATCCCCCAGACCTCTTCGAACGACTTCTTGGCCTCTTCGAGGTCGCCTTGGAGCAGGGCCAGATTCCCCTGGTACCAGGACGGGCGCCAGTTGCGCGGGGCGTACAGGTTGTCCAGAAGACGGGCCGCCTCGTCGAGCTGGCCGAGGCCCATGTGCACGCGGACGGCGGCGAGGACTGTCTCGGTGTCGTCGGGGTCGGACTCCAAGGCGCCGGTCACCGACTCCAACGCGTGCTCCGGCTTGGTGTGCAGCAAGGTCGCCAGCAGCGCTGCAGACGGGTGGGCGGGATCGACCAGCGGCAGCGGCAGCGCCTGGACGACCTCGTCCCGGCGCAGCTCTCCCCGGCGGTCCCGTCCGTCGGCGTAGACGTCCAGCCTGCGCGACAACACGTCGGTGCCGAACTCGCCCCGGCTCGCGGTGAACAGGGTCGAACTCGACGGGTACGGCCTGCCCCTGCGTTCGGCGAGCACTTCGCGCAGCACCCCGGACATCTGCACCGACATCTCGCTGGCGGACTGGAACCGGGCTCTGGAGTTCGGGTGCGTCGCGCGCAGCAGAAGCTGGTAGTAGGAGGGGTACTTGGCGAAAACCGGCTCCTCCTGCGGGGAGGGGAGCCCCTCCGCGTAGCGGCCCTTGTCCAGCGGAAGGTCCACGGTCAGCACCGCCAACGTGCGCCCGACCGTGAACACGTCGGTCTGCACGGTCGGCCCGGTGAGGGTCAGTTCCGGCGCTTGGTAGCCGACCGTCCCGTACAGGCGGTTGGTGTCGTGCATGCTCGTCACCGCGCCCAGGTCGATGAGCGTGAGCTGCCCCTCGGTGAGCATGATGTTCTCTGGCTTCAAGTCGTTGTAGGCCAGGCCGATGGAGTGCAAATACCCCAGAGCGGGCATGATCTCCATGAGGTACGCGAGCGCCTGTTCCACGGGCAGGCTGGTGCGGCGAAGGGCCCCCCCGAGCGGCGGGGAGCCGGGTTTGCGGCCATAGAGCAGGTCGCGCAGGGACACCCCGCCGATGTACTGCATGACGATGTAGCCGACCGGCACGCCGTCA from Segniliparus rotundus DSM 44985 includes:
- the fgd gene encoding glucose-6-phosphate dehydrogenase (coenzyme-F420) is translated as MSLPIKLGYKASAEQFNPRELVEYTVAAERHGFDSVVVSDHFQPWRYTGGHAPWALAWLGAVGERTSRVQIGTSVLTPTFRYNPAIIAQAFATFGMLYPGRVFLGVGTGEALNEQAVGLKEWPEFKERFARLRESVELMRKLWTEERVNYEGEYYRTVDATVYDKPSEPIPVYVSAGGAVVARYAGRAGDGFICTSGKGAELYTETLLPAVQEGADKVGRDAGGIDKLIEIKLSYDPDPWLALNNTRFWSPLSLSAEQKHSLSDPKQMEEAADALPMEQIAKRWIVASDPDEVVEKIKFYTDLGLNHLVFHAPGHDQLRFLEVFERDLAPRLRSL
- a CDS encoding DUF4873 domain-containing protein; translation: MTVSAQTGETQEQASGTAALLDVLVVGAGFSGICAGVKLQEAGVYDFLIVEKAEDFGGTWWHNTYPGCAVDVTSPMYSFSFAQKSDWSNLFAPQPELLAYARQVAKDFNLRPRTRFGVAVEQLVFDESADRWDVSLSDGSVYRARVVIGGFGGLHVPKIPEFAGLSTFQGPVFHSAQWRHDVDLQGKKVVVIGTGASAVQFVPEVAKEAERLTVFMRSPHWVLPRLDYSIKPWQHAVLKHVPGARRLLRAIAYFLYEGFVFNLFFPKVFARFFEAASKAHMRRQIADPALRQLLTPDWRFGCKRVVMSSTYYPALQRPNVTLEHSGVAEFTEHGVRSADGVLHEADVVILGTGFETTEGVLHLPIIGRGGTSLADAWHTDGPEQFLGLSTHGFPNLFTLVGLNTTGGNQSVIFAIEAQMHYINQAIRWIFGSRSGVTRVELRESVQRRYNRDVQKKLKKSVWLTGGCKSWYLDSEGRNAIAWPGFSFGLWCKTRFAKASDWELSGVQSRQIAEGYTGPAEIVLVGESIPVEAEVRGHIDPLDGARPWYGRVVGGPSLGVLAASGDTTATLQIPGREAASVRLAGQDARGGFRVVGVGAPPFALGPAALERSG
- a CDS encoding serine/threonine-protein kinase, with amino-acid sequence MTEAFSPADTTQPAPTAPVESSGPAKRAERTVTVPLSERLIGGGLVRIQPAPALDPSLALMPDPQVPENKRFCWKCHAPVGRKGPDDPGLPEGVCGNCGTPFSFLPQLKAGEVVAGQYVVRGPIAHGGLGWIYLAEDRNVDNRPVVLKGLLSRGDASAQAIARAERQFLSEVSHPAIVEILNFVEHPDLDGVPVGYIVMQYIGGVSLRDLLYGRKPGSPPLGGALRRTSLPVEQALAYLMEIMPALGYLHSIGLAYNDLKPENIMLTEGQLTLIDLGAVTSMHDTNRLYGTVGYQAPELTLTGPTVQTDVFTVGRTLAVLTVDLPLDKGRYAEGLPSPQEEPVFAKYPSYYQLLLRATHPNSRARFQSASEMSVQMSGVLREVLAERRGRPYPSSSTLFTASRGEFGTDVLSRRLDVYADGRDRRGELRRDEVVQALPLPLVDPAHPSAALLATLLHTKPEHALESVTGALESDPDDTETVLAAVRVHMGLGQLDEAARLLDNLYAPRNWRPSWYQGNLALLQGDLEEAKKSFEEVWGMLPGEPAPKLALAVVLELLDDPAAKTLYRLCSTTDDGLISATFGLARRLSAEGDPMGAVAALDKVPSSSRHAATATVSAIVILLKDEVDEDLLRAAAERQQRLPKEEPRTLAARALLLGKAVDWMQGRPAHSPPLSGSFLGKPFTLHSLRRQSEFVLRALAKRAAHRSQRYALVDLANIVRPRTVF